From the genome of Tsukamurella pulmonis:
GGCGCTCGAAGGCTGAGACGACAGCACCCCCGAGCCGGCGGCTCGGGGGTGCTGATCTGCGAGGTCTACGTGCAGCCGCGCTGCACGGCGGCGGTCCAGGCACCGTCGTCGGCGAGGACGGAACGGACCGTCCGTCGCAACCACCGCAGAGCGCGCATCACGGTCTCCTAGGAGGCGTTCGCCGCGGCCTTGAGGCCGACCTGCAGGTCGGCGAGGATGTCGTCGATGTGCTCGATGCCCACGGCCAGGCGCACCAGGCCCGGCGTGACGCCGGCCTCGAGCTGCTCCTGCTCGGTGAGCTGCGAATGCGTGGTCGACGCGGGGTGGATCACCAGCGAGCGGACGTCGCCGATGTTCGCGACGTGGCTGTGCAGCTGCAGGGCGTCGACGAAGGCCTTGCCCGCGGGCACGCCGCCGGCCAGCTCGAACGCGACGATCGCGCCGGCGCCCTTGGGGAGCAGCTCCTTCGCGCGCTCGTGGTACGGCGACGAGGGCAGGCCGGCGTAGATCACGTCGGTGACGCCGTCGGCGCCGGTGAGGTACTCGGCGACCTTCTGCGCGTTCTCGACGTGCCGCTCGACGCGCAGGCTCAGCGTCTCGATGCCCTGGCTGAGCAGGAAGGCGTTGAACGGCGAGATCGCGGGGCCGAGGTCGCGCAGCAGCTGCACGCGGGCCTTGAGCGCGAAGGCCGGCGCGCCCAGGTCGGCGAACACGACGCCGTGGTACGACGGGTCCGGGGTGGTGAAGTTCGGGTGCCTGCCCTGCGTCCAGTCGAAGTTCCCGCCGTCGACGATGACGCCGCCGATGGCCGCGCCGTGGCCGCCGAGGTACTTCGTGGCCGAGTGCACCACGATGTCGGCGCCGTGCTCGAGCGGGCGCAGCAGGTACGGGGTCGCGACGGTGTTGTCGACGATGAGGGGCACGCCGTTCTCGTGCGCCACGGCGGACAGGCCGGCGACGTCGAGCACGTGACCGCGCGGGTTGGAGATGGTCTCGGCGAAGAACGCGCGGGTGTTGGGACGGACGGCGGCGCGCCACTGCTCCAGGTCGTCCGGGTTCTCGACGAAGGTGACCTCGATGCCCAGCTTGGCGAGGGTGTAGTGCAGCAGGTTGTAGGTGCCGCCGTACAGGTAGGGCGAGCTGACGATGTGGTCGCCCGACTCGGCGACGTTGAGGATCGCGAGCGTCTCGGCGGCCTGCCCGGAGGCGACGAGCAGCGCGGCGACGCCGCCCTCGAGCGCGGCGATGCGCTGCTCGACGGCGTCCTGCGTCGGGTTCATGATGCGGGTGTAGATGTTGCCCGGCTCGGCCAGCCCGAACAGCGCCGCGGCGTGATCGGTGTTGTTGAACGTGTACGACGTGGTCTGGTAGATCGGGAGCGCCCGCGCGTTGGTGGTGCCGTCGGGCGTCTGCCCGGCGTGGATCTGCGTGGTCTCGAAATGCCAGTTCGGGCTGTCCGGATTGCTCATGGCCCCGATACAAGTGCACGGGGGCTGTGCTGTCCAGGGTTTGACTCATACTGTGGGATAAAGACGAGGGGAGTGGCAGTGGAGGAGATCGTCGCGCTGTACGACGACGCCGGGCGCCCGTCCGGTGCCGCACCCCGCTCGCGCGTGCGGGCGGAGAACCTGCGGCACGGCACCACCGGCATCCTCGTCTTCGACCCCGCCGGGCGGGTCTACGTGCACCGTCGCACCGCGATCAAGGACGTCTACCCGGGCCTGCGGGACTTCTGCGCGGGCGGGGTGCTGCTCGCGGGGGAGGAGCCCGCCGACGGTGCCGCCCGCGAGGCCTTCGAGGAACTCGGCGTGCACGGCGTCGCCCTGCGTCCCGTCGGGGTGCGCGACTACGCCGACCCGAGCACCCGGTTCGTGTGCTTCCAGTACGTCTGCGTCTACGACGGGGTGGTCGTACACCAGCCGGAGGAGGTGGTGAGCGGCGAGTGGATGGCGCCGGAGGAACTGCTCGCGGCGGTCGCCGCGGACCCCGGCGACTTCGTCCCCGACTCGGTCGAACTCGCGTTGCACCTCGTCAACGGCGGGGGCGGTTCCGGGCAGGATTCGTCGGACGAGTCCTGAGCGCGTAGAATGGGCAGGTAGCGCGGCGTGAGCCGCACGCCCGGGCGTTCAGGCCGGGCACAGGTCGCACACGGCGTCCGCATAAGACAACAGGATCGTGGAGGGTATGGCGAAGAAGGACGGAGCCATCGAGGTGGAGGGCCGCGTCGTCGAGCCGCTCCCCAACGCAATGTTCCGCATCGAGCTGGAGAACGGGCACAAGGTGCTCGCACACATCAGCGGCAAGATGCGGCAGCACTACATTCGTATTCTGCCCGAGGACCGGGTCGTCGTGGAGCTCTCCCCGTACGACCTGACGCGCGGGCGCATCGTCTACCGGTACAAGTGACCGCGTAGCGCGCAGCCGGATACGAGAAAGACCCACCCCGCGGGGTGGGTCTTCTTCGTTTCCGGGGTGCGGCCCGCCCGGGCCCGACGGTGCGCCGGGGCCCGGGCCGGAGCGCTAGACCGCCAGGCGCAGGCCGCCGGCCTGGGCGAAGACGAAGCCGAGGTCGATGAACTCGGACTGGACCGGGGCGGTCTTCGTGACCTGGATGCCGCCGGTGGTCAGGCCCAGCGCGGCACCGTCGGACAGGCGGACCAGCGGGCCGCCGCTGTCGCCGTGATCGCCCTTGAGGTCGGTGAGGATGCGGTGCGGGGCCACGTCGACGACGGTGCCGCACTGCCAGCCGGTGGTGACGCCCTGGCGGCACACGCGGTCGCCGACCACGGCGCGGCCGAGCTTGGTGGGCTTGACCCGGCCGAGCGAGTTGCTCAGCGGGACGCCGGGCTTGAAGGCGACGGTGGCCCAGTCGGGCTCGTTGAGGTCGTTGATCCAGCCGTCCTTGCTCACGTTGGGGTTCGACGACTGCTTGATGGTGCCCACCTCGGCGATGGTGCGTCCGCGGCCGGGGACGGGCACGGCGACCTGCTGGCCGGCCTTGCCGCAGTGTCCCGCGGTCACGCCGACGCGCTCACCGCTGGGGGTCAGCGCCAGCACGCCGAGCGTGCACGCCGAGACGTCGTAGCCCTGCGCCGTCTTCTTCTGCACGACCGCGATCTCGGTGCCGGGGCCGACCACGAGGGTCGGGGCGGCGCCGGCCGGTGCGACGACCAGGGAGGACGTCGCGATGCCGACCGCGGCGGTCGCGGCGACGGTCAGGCGGCGGAGGAGGGACGGACGCATCGCGGATCCTTTGCGATCGGGGGATCAGATCAGGGGAATCATCAGTGGTGAATAGTGCATCACCCCATCGTTCCTGAGGCTAGCATGAGAGACCGTCTGACCACGGATTTGGGGCCGCGGCCGAGGAAGCGTACACTGGATCATCGCGTGCGTGCGCGACTTCGTCGTGCGCGTCGTGGCACCCCTCCGGCTACCGGTGGCGGTGCGGAAAAACACTGAGAACAACTGGATAGGACTGACGTGAAGGTCAACCCCAGCGTCAAGCCGATCTGCGAGAAGTGCAAGGTGATCCGCCGCAACGGTCGGGTCATGGTGATCTGCGACAACCTGCGTCACAAGCAGCGTCAGGGCTAGATCAGTGCGCTTCGAGCGGTTCGCCGCTTGAACACACGATGACCTCTCCGCACCAGCAGGGGCAGACGAGCCCCTGTCAACCCCCGGCTCGGAGGCCGGGGCCCCGGCCGGCGTGAAAGCGCCGGAACCACCGGGGACGGACGGGGAGCAGACCTCCGACTTAGAAGAAGGAAACCGCCAAGAATGGCACGTCTCATGGGTGTCGATCTCCCGCGCGAGAAGCGCATGGAGATCGCACTGACCTACATCTACGGCATCGGCCGTACCCGCGCGACTGAGATTCTCGCCGAGACCGGTGTGAGCCCGGATCTGCGCAGCAAGGACCTCAGCGACGAGGACCTGACCAAGCTCCGTGACTTCATCGAGGGCACGGACTACAAGGTCGAGGGCGACCTGCGCCGTGAGGTGCAGGCCGACATCCGTCGCAAGATCGAGATCCAGTGCTACCAGGGCATCCGCCACCGTCGTGGCCTGCCCGTGCGTGGCCAGCGCACCAAGACCAACGCTCGCACCCGTAAGGGTCCGAAGAAGACCATCGCCGGAAAGAAGAAGTAATGCCTCCGAAGTCGCGCGCCACGGGCGCGAAGAAGGGCGTTTCGCGTCGTCGCGAAAAGAAGAACGTCCCGCACGGCCACGCTCACATCAAGAGCACGTTCAACAACACGATCGTCTCGATCACGGACCCCAACGGCAACGTGATCAGCTGGGCCTCCTCGGGCCACGTCGGCTTCAAGGGCTCGCGCAAGAGCACCCCGTTCGCCGCGCAGCTCGCCGCCGAGAACGCTGCCCGCAAGGCGCAGGAGAACGGCGTCAAGAAGGTCGACGTCTTCGTCAAGGGCCCGGGCTCGGGCCGCGAGACCGCAATCCGCTCGCTGCAGGCCGCAGGCCTCGAGGTGGGCACCATTTCCGACGTGACGCCCCAGCCCCACAACGGCTGCCGTCCGCCCAAGCGGCGTCGGGTCTAGGGAAGGTAGGAGAGAGAAACCATGGCTCGTTATACCGGCCCTGTCACCCGTAAGTCCCGTCGTCTGGGCGTCGACCTCGTCGGCGGCTCCGAGGCGTTCGAGCGTCGTCCTTACCCGCCCGGCCAGCACGGCCGCGCGCGGATCAAGGAGTCCGAGTACCTCCTGCAGCTCAAGGAGAAGCAGAAGGCCCGCTTCATGTACGGCGTGATGGAGAAGCAGTTCTCGCGCTACTACAAGGAGGCCAAGGCCGCCACCGGCAAGACCGGTGACGCCCTGCTGCAGATCCTCGAGACCCGTCTCGACAACGTCGTCTACCGTGCCGGCCTCACGCGCACCCGCCGTCAGGCGCGTCAGCTCGTGACGCACGGTCACTTCACGGTGAACGGCGTCCGCGTGGATGTTCCCTCGTACCGCGTCTCGCAGTACGACATCATCGACGTCCGTCCGAAGTCGCTGGGCACCACGCCGTTCCAGATCGCGCGTGAGACCCTCGGCGAGCGCACCGCCCCGGCATGGCTCCAGGTGGTTCCGTCGACCCTGCGCATCCTCGTGCACCGCGTGCCCGAGCGTGAGCAGATCGTCGTGCCCTTCCAGGAGCAGCTCATCGTCGAGTACTACTCGAAGTAAGTAGTGCACGGTCGCCGGCGGATCCGCCGCCGGCGGCCTTCTACGGGCGTCAAATAGCGGACGCCCAGAGAGAAGGAAATACTCAATGCTCATCTCGCAGCGACCCACTCTCAGCGAAGAGGTCATCTCCGAGGCTCGTTCGAAGTTCATCATCGAGCCGCTGGAGCCGGGCTTCGGCTACACGCTGGGCAACTCGCTCCGCCGCACGCTGCTGTCGTCCATCCCGGGCGCGGCCGTGACCAGCATCCGCATCGACGGCGTGCTGCACGAGTTCACCACGGTCCCCGGCGTGAAGGAGGATGTCACCGACATCATCCTGAACCTCAAGGGCCTGGTCGTCTCGTCGGAGGACGACGAGCCGGTCACCATGTACGTGCGCAAGCAGGGCCCGGGCGCCGTCACCGCGGGCGACATCGTTCCCCCGGCGTCGGTCACCGTGCACAACCCCGATCTGCATATCGCCACCCTGAACGACAAGGGCAAGCTCGAGATCGAGCTCGTCGTCGAGCGGGGCCGCGGCTACGTGCCGGCCGTGCAGAACAAGGCGTCGGGCGCCGAGATCGGCCGTATTCCGGTCGACTCGATCTACTCGCCCGTGCTCAAGGTGACCTACAAGGTGGAGGCCACCCGTGTCGAGCAGCGCACCGACTTCGATCGCCTGATCCTGGACGTCGAGACCAAGAACTCGATGACCGCGCGGGACGCGCTGGCTTCGGCCGGCAAGACCCTGGTCGAGCTGTTCGGCCTGGCGCGCGAGCTCAACGTCGAGGCCGAGGGCATCGAGATCGGGCCGTCGCCGGCCGAGGCCGACCACATCGCGGCGTTCTCGCTGCCGATCGAGGACCTCGACCTGACGGTGCGTTCGTACAACTGCCTCAAGCGCGAGGGTGTGCACACCGTGGGCGAGCTCGTGGCCCGCACCGAGTCCGACCTTCTCGACATCCGCAACTTCGGTCAGAAGTCGATCGACGAGGTCAAGGTCAAGCTGCACGCGCTGGGTCTGGCCCTCAAGGACAGCCCCGCGTCGTTCGATCCGTCGCAGGTCGACGGGTACGACCCGGCCACCGGTACCTGGAGCGACGAGCCGTCGTTCTCGGGCGACGCCGATGGCGATCAGGACTACGCCGAGACCGAGCAGCTCTGAGCTGAAGAGCTCGTAAACACCCACAGGAGAAACAATGCCTAGGCCCACTAAGGGCGCCCGCATGGGCGGCTCGGCCTCGCACCAGAAGCACATTCTGGCGAACCTCGCGACCGCGCTCTTCGAGCACGGCCGCATCGAGACCACCGAGTCCCGCGCCAAGCGCCTGCGTCCCTACGCGGAGAAGCTGATCAGCCATGCCAAGCACGGCAAGCTGGCCAATCGCCGCGAGGTCATGAAGGAGATCCGCAACAAGGACGTCGTGCACGTGCTGTTCGCGGAGATCGCTCCGGCCGTCGCCGACCGTCAGGGCGGCTACACCCGGATCATCAAGACCGAGAACCGGAAGGGCGACAACGCCCCGATGGCGGTCATCGAGATCGTGACCGAGCAGCTCGCCGCCACCGAGGCTTCGCGCGCCACCCGCGTCGCCGCCTCGCAGGCCGCTGCCAAGTCCGCCGCCGTCGAGGCCGCGGAGATCACCGAGGCTCCGGCCGAGGGCTCCGACCTCCCCGCCGGCGCGCACGCGCCGCTCGAGGACGTCAACGAGGCCCCCGAGGGCTTCCCGATCAAGGGCAACGCCGACTCGAAGCTGTACCACCGCCCCGGTACCCGCTTCTTCGAGTCGACGGTCGCCGAGATCTGGTTCGCCGACGAGGCTTCGGCCGAGGCCGCGGGCTACTCGCTGCCGAAGTCGCAGCAGGAGGACGCCTCCGAGTCGGAGTAGTCACCCCCGTACGCAAGCCCGCCACCTGCACTGCAGGTGGCGGGCTTCGTCGTTTCCGGAGCGCGCCGCGGCCGCTCGCCACCGCCGCACTCACCGGCGTCGACCCTTCGGCGATCGGGGGGACTTCTCCTGCATCCACTGCTCTCGACGGCGCAGCGGCACCGCGCTACCCGCGGGCGATCAGTTCGAGCAGCGCGTCGACGGTCGCCCGCACCTTCTCCGCCGACACGCGCGGCAGGGTGAACCGCGCCAGGTAGGCCTCGTCCCTCACGCGCGACCAGTCGCAGGTCACCGCGATCAGCGTGCCGCTGTCCTCAGGGGTGAACTCCCACGACCACTCGACGCCGACGGGCGGCTTCCCGCGCCCGGCGGGCAGCCACGCCAGCCTGGTGTCCGGCTCGAACACGGTGACGTGGTTGTCCACGGAGTACTCCCGCCCGTCCTCCGCGGTCATCTCCATGCCGAAGATCTGGCCGACGCCCGTGATCGTGTCGGGGGTGCCCTCGGACACGCCGCGGAGCATCCCGGAGCCGTCCGTCGCCGCGTGCACCGCGGGCCGGGTGAGGGCCTCGAACAGCACGGCCGGAGGGGCGTCGGCGAACACGGTGACGGTCTGCGCGGTAACGGTCATGGCCCCGACGCTACGCCGCTCACGAGGTCGGGTTCTGCGCATGCGGAGGTGCGCAGGCGCACTCGCGCGGCCGCAGAACGCGACATCGTGAGCCGGCTCAGTAGTCCGGCAGGTCGATCCCATCGGCCTTCGCGAACTGGGCGGCCCAGATCGGCCGCATCGGCCACATCATGGCCGTGCGGTAGGTGAGATCGCCGAGCGCGACGCCGATCCGGCCCATCGGCGCGAACCCCGCGGGGCTCCCGGGAGGCAGTTCCTGCGCCGCCGTCACGAAGGGCCGCATCACCGCGTCGTACCGAGCGAGCGCACGCGGTACGTCGCCGCCCGCCCGGCCCAGTTCCCCGGCGAGCACGTACGCGCCCACGAGCGCGAGCGTGGTGCCGAGACCGGTGAGCGGGGTGGGGCAGTAGCCGGCGTCGCCGACGAGCGCGACGCGGCCGCGGGTCCACCCGTCCAGCTTCACCTGCGCGAGGTCCTGGTACGCCCAGTCATCGGCGGTGCGCATGGCGCGCAGCAACTGCGGCGCGACCCAGTCGATGTCGGCGAACTCCCGCTCGAACAGCGCGAACTGCTCGTCCCGGCGCAGCCGGTGGGCGTCGGTGCCGCGGATCGCGAGGCCGGCCTTCACCGTTCCGCCGGTGCGAGACGGGCGCACCGA
Proteins encoded in this window:
- a CDS encoding bifunctional o-acetylhomoserine/o-acetylserine sulfhydrylase, which translates into the protein MSNPDSPNWHFETTQIHAGQTPDGTTNARALPIYQTTSYTFNNTDHAAALFGLAEPGNIYTRIMNPTQDAVEQRIAALEGGVAALLVASGQAAETLAILNVAESGDHIVSSPYLYGGTYNLLHYTLAKLGIEVTFVENPDDLEQWRAAVRPNTRAFFAETISNPRGHVLDVAGLSAVAHENGVPLIVDNTVATPYLLRPLEHGADIVVHSATKYLGGHGAAIGGVIVDGGNFDWTQGRHPNFTTPDPSYHGVVFADLGAPAFALKARVQLLRDLGPAISPFNAFLLSQGIETLSLRVERHVENAQKVAEYLTGADGVTDVIYAGLPSSPYHERAKELLPKGAGAIVAFELAGGVPAGKAFVDALQLHSHVANIGDVRSLVIHPASTTHSQLTEQEQLEAGVTPGLVRLAVGIEHIDDILADLQVGLKAAANAS
- the rplQ gene encoding 50S ribosomal protein L17 produces the protein MPRPTKGARMGGSASHQKHILANLATALFEHGRIETTESRAKRLRPYAEKLISHAKHGKLANRREVMKEIRNKDVVHVLFAEIAPAVADRQGGYTRIIKTENRKGDNAPMAVIEIVTEQLAATEASRATRVAASQAAAKSAAVEAAEITEAPAEGSDLPAGAHAPLEDVNEAPEGFPIKGNADSKLYHRPGTRFFESTVAEIWFADEASAEAAGYSLPKSQQEDASESE
- a CDS encoding DNA-directed RNA polymerase subunit alpha, with product MLISQRPTLSEEVISEARSKFIIEPLEPGFGYTLGNSLRRTLLSSIPGAAVTSIRIDGVLHEFTTVPGVKEDVTDIILNLKGLVVSSEDDEPVTMYVRKQGPGAVTAGDIVPPASVTVHNPDLHIATLNDKGKLEIELVVERGRGYVPAVQNKASGAEIGRIPVDSIYSPVLKVTYKVEATRVEQRTDFDRLILDVETKNSMTARDALASAGKTLVELFGLARELNVEAEGIEIGPSPAEADHIAAFSLPIEDLDLTVRSYNCLKREGVHTVGELVARTESDLLDIRNFGQKSIDEVKVKLHALGLALKDSPASFDPSQVDGYDPATGTWSDEPSFSGDADGDQDYAETEQL
- a CDS encoding SRPBCC domain-containing protein, giving the protein MTVTAQTVTVFADAPPAVLFEALTRPAVHAATDGSGMLRGVSEGTPDTITGVGQIFGMEMTAEDGREYSVDNHVTVFEPDTRLAWLPAGRGKPPVGVEWSWEFTPEDSGTLIAVTCDWSRVRDEAYLARFTLPRVSAEKVRATVDALLELIARG
- a CDS encoding S1 family peptidase, producing the protein MRPSLLRRLTVAATAAVGIATSSLVVAPAGAAPTLVVGPGTEIAVVQKKTAQGYDVSACTLGVLALTPSGERVGVTAGHCGKAGQQVAVPVPGRGRTIAEVGTIKQSSNPNVSKDGWINDLNEPDWATVAFKPGVPLSNSLGRVKPTKLGRAVVGDRVCRQGVTTGWQCGTVVDVAPHRILTDLKGDHGDSGGPLVRLSDGAALGLTTGGIQVTKTAPVQSEFIDLGFVFAQAGGLRLAV
- the infA gene encoding translation initiation factor IF-1 gives rise to the protein MAKKDGAIEVEGRVVEPLPNAMFRIELENGHKVLAHISGKMRQHYIRILPEDRVVVELSPYDLTRGRIVYRYK
- a CDS encoding NUDIX hydrolase, with product MEEIVALYDDAGRPSGAAPRSRVRAENLRHGTTGILVFDPAGRVYVHRRTAIKDVYPGLRDFCAGGVLLAGEEPADGAAREAFEELGVHGVALRPVGVRDYADPSTRFVCFQYVCVYDGVVVHQPEEVVSGEWMAPEELLAAVAADPGDFVPDSVELALHLVNGGGGSGQDSSDES
- the rpsD gene encoding 30S ribosomal protein S4, translating into MARYTGPVTRKSRRLGVDLVGGSEAFERRPYPPGQHGRARIKESEYLLQLKEKQKARFMYGVMEKQFSRYYKEAKAATGKTGDALLQILETRLDNVVYRAGLTRTRRQARQLVTHGHFTVNGVRVDVPSYRVSQYDIIDVRPKSLGTTPFQIARETLGERTAPAWLQVVPSTLRILVHRVPEREQIVVPFQEQLIVEYYSK
- the rpsM gene encoding 30S ribosomal protein S13, yielding MARLMGVDLPREKRMEIALTYIYGIGRTRATEILAETGVSPDLRSKDLSDEDLTKLRDFIEGTDYKVEGDLRREVQADIRRKIEIQCYQGIRHRRGLPVRGQRTKTNARTRKGPKKTIAGKKK
- the rpsK gene encoding 30S ribosomal protein S11, whose amino-acid sequence is MPPKSRATGAKKGVSRRREKKNVPHGHAHIKSTFNNTIVSITDPNGNVISWASSGHVGFKGSRKSTPFAAQLAAENAARKAQENGVKKVDVFVKGPGSGRETAIRSLQAAGLEVGTISDVTPQPHNGCRPPKRRRV
- the rpmJ gene encoding 50S ribosomal protein L36, producing the protein MKVNPSVKPICEKCKVIRRNGRVMVICDNLRHKQRQG